One Amaranthus tricolor cultivar Red isolate AtriRed21 chromosome 1, ASM2621246v1, whole genome shotgun sequence DNA window includes the following coding sequences:
- the LOC130822623 gene encoding protein PHR1-LIKE 2-like isoform X3, producing MYPRFIQPHHHNQQHQQQLHESLGVMAGPIDEIHQVGPTTTTSAGDPRLVLTSDPKPRLRWTADLHERFVDAVTQLGGPHKATPKAIMRTMGVKGLTLFHLKSHLQKYRLGKQSGKDTGETPKDGMSASYHLESPRTSNSSSSLPTPDMDEGFKLKEALRTQMEVQTKLHLQVEAEKHLQIRQDAERRYMAMLERACKILAEQFVGVSITEGHGQHTLQE from the exons ATGTATCCAAGGTTCATTCAACCTCATCATCATAATCAGCAACACCAGCAACAACTTCATGAATCTTTAGGTGTAATGGCGGGTCCCATTGATGAAATTCATCAAGTGGGTCCTACTACAACAACTTCTGCCGGTGACCCAAGACTTGTGTTGACTTCTGATCCAAAGCCTCGTCTCAGATGGACTGCTGACCTCCATGAACGTTTTGTTGATGCTGTTACTCAGCTTGGAGGACCCCACA AAGCTACACCGAAGGCTATAATGCGGACAATGGGTGTGAAGGGATTGACCCTTTTCCATTTGAAAAGTCACCTTCAG AAATACAGATTAGGTAAGCAATCTGGGAAAGATACGGGTGAGACTCCTAAAGATG GGATGTCGGCTTCATACCATTTGGAGAGCCCTCGGACGAGTAATTCTTCTTCAAGCTTGCCAACACCCGACATGGATGA GGGTTTTAAACTCAAGGAAGCGTTGAGAACTCAAATGGAGGTGCAGACTAAACTACATTTGCAGGTTGAG GCTGAGAAGCACTTACAGATACGACAAGATGCAGAACGAAGATATATGGCGATGCTTGAGAGAGCTTGTAAGATCCTTGCAGAACAATTCGTGGGGGTTTCTATTACCGAAGGCCACGGACAACACACCCTCCAAG AGTGA
- the LOC130822623 gene encoding protein PHR1-LIKE 2-like isoform X2 — translation MYPRFIQPHHHNQQHQQQLHESLGVMAGPIDEIHQVGPTTTTSAGDPRLVLTSDPKPRLRWTADLHERFVDAVTQLGGPHKATPKAIMRTMGVKGLTLFHLKSHLQKYRLGKQSGKDTGETPKDGMSASYHLESPRTSNSSSSLPTPDMDEGFKLKEALRTQMEVQTKLHLQVEAEKHLQIRQDAERRYMAMLERACKILAEQFVGVSITEGHGQHTLQGMIALLKAA, via the exons ATGTATCCAAGGTTCATTCAACCTCATCATCATAATCAGCAACACCAGCAACAACTTCATGAATCTTTAGGTGTAATGGCGGGTCCCATTGATGAAATTCATCAAGTGGGTCCTACTACAACAACTTCTGCCGGTGACCCAAGACTTGTGTTGACTTCTGATCCAAAGCCTCGTCTCAGATGGACTGCTGACCTCCATGAACGTTTTGTTGATGCTGTTACTCAGCTTGGAGGACCCCACA AAGCTACACCGAAGGCTATAATGCGGACAATGGGTGTGAAGGGATTGACCCTTTTCCATTTGAAAAGTCACCTTCAG AAATACAGATTAGGTAAGCAATCTGGGAAAGATACGGGTGAGACTCCTAAAGATG GGATGTCGGCTTCATACCATTTGGAGAGCCCTCGGACGAGTAATTCTTCTTCAAGCTTGCCAACACCCGACATGGATGA GGGTTTTAAACTCAAGGAAGCGTTGAGAACTCAAATGGAGGTGCAGACTAAACTACATTTGCAGGTTGAG GCTGAGAAGCACTTACAGATACGACAAGATGCAGAACGAAGATATATGGCGATGCTTGAGAGAGCTTGTAAGATCCTTGCAGAACAATTCGTGGGGGTTTCTATTACCGAAGGCCACGGACAACACACCCTCCAAG GGATGATTGCTCTGCTGAAAGCTGCTTGA
- the LOC130822623 gene encoding protein PHR1-LIKE 2-like isoform X1 has product MYPRFIQPHHHNQQHQQQLHESLGVMAGPIDEIHQVGPTTTTSAGDPRLVLTSDPKPRLRWTADLHERFVDAVTQLGGPHKATPKAIMRTMGVKGLTLFHLKSHLQKYRLGKQSGKDTGETPKDGMSASYHLESPRTSNSSSSLPTPDMDEGFKLKEALRTQMEVQTKLHLQVEAEKHLQIRQDAERRYMAMLERACKILAEQFVGVSITEGHGQHTLQGQASEIVYTLQNHTLSSRLNSPTDLNPHHRDDCSAESCLT; this is encoded by the exons ATGTATCCAAGGTTCATTCAACCTCATCATCATAATCAGCAACACCAGCAACAACTTCATGAATCTTTAGGTGTAATGGCGGGTCCCATTGATGAAATTCATCAAGTGGGTCCTACTACAACAACTTCTGCCGGTGACCCAAGACTTGTGTTGACTTCTGATCCAAAGCCTCGTCTCAGATGGACTGCTGACCTCCATGAACGTTTTGTTGATGCTGTTACTCAGCTTGGAGGACCCCACA AAGCTACACCGAAGGCTATAATGCGGACAATGGGTGTGAAGGGATTGACCCTTTTCCATTTGAAAAGTCACCTTCAG AAATACAGATTAGGTAAGCAATCTGGGAAAGATACGGGTGAGACTCCTAAAGATG GGATGTCGGCTTCATACCATTTGGAGAGCCCTCGGACGAGTAATTCTTCTTCAAGCTTGCCAACACCCGACATGGATGA GGGTTTTAAACTCAAGGAAGCGTTGAGAACTCAAATGGAGGTGCAGACTAAACTACATTTGCAGGTTGAG GCTGAGAAGCACTTACAGATACGACAAGATGCAGAACGAAGATATATGGCGATGCTTGAGAGAGCTTGTAAGATCCTTGCAGAACAATTCGTGGGGGTTTCTATTACCGAAGGCCACGGACAACACACCCTCCAAGGTCAGGCATCGGAAATTGTTTACACTTTACAAAATCACACACTGAGTAGTAGATTGAATAGTCCTACTGATCTAAATCCCCACCATAGGGATGATTGCTCTGCTGAAAGCTGCTTGACATGA